Proteins encoded in a region of the Planococcus shixiaomingii genome:
- a CDS encoding D-alanyl-D-alanine carboxypeptidase family protein, which translates to MTLRKWLVIAILGVLIGTSLPENKVLAGADTTPPNMPSIHAVSDKTTAISGKAESKAHVFAYVESNRIGEATAKNGVYTIQVAKQKVGTRIKIFAIDAAKNKSKSKTITVVKADALKYEATGWVNMRSGASTSDKVITVLPKGTVVEYLGKTGLWYKVKIGTKTGFVSSAYLKSVTPDPVNRYAAPAAKASGTYVKGVLVVNKKYGLPASFNPGVDATAQKGVSAMVAAAAKQGIHLNPFSTFRSYSRQETLYTNYVAKYGRADADTFSARPGHSEHQSGLAFDFGGSDQAHWLKESFGGTIEGKWLAGNAHKYGFVLRYPKGKASITGYQYEPWHYRYVGSALAAKVKVSGKTLEEFLGVKGK; encoded by the coding sequence ATGACTTTGAGAAAATGGTTGGTCATCGCAATTTTAGGAGTGTTGATTGGGACGAGCTTGCCAGAGAATAAGGTTTTGGCAGGTGCCGACACAACGCCACCGAATATGCCTAGTATTCATGCAGTATCGGATAAAACTACAGCAATTTCTGGGAAAGCTGAATCGAAAGCGCACGTATTCGCCTATGTAGAGAGCAATAGAATTGGAGAAGCAACGGCAAAGAATGGCGTCTATACGATCCAGGTTGCCAAGCAAAAAGTTGGGACACGCATTAAGATCTTTGCGATCGATGCCGCAAAAAATAAAAGCAAAAGCAAGACAATAACAGTAGTAAAAGCAGATGCCCTAAAATATGAAGCGACAGGCTGGGTAAATATGCGCTCTGGCGCTTCAACTTCCGATAAAGTAATCACTGTTTTGCCTAAAGGGACTGTAGTGGAGTACCTTGGCAAAACTGGTCTTTGGTATAAAGTGAAAATAGGCACGAAAACCGGATTTGTCAGCTCTGCTTACCTGAAGAGCGTTACACCTGATCCGGTAAATCGGTACGCTGCTCCCGCCGCAAAAGCTTCCGGAACCTATGTGAAAGGCGTTTTGGTCGTCAACAAGAAATACGGGCTTCCGGCCAGCTTTAATCCTGGAGTTGACGCAACGGCCCAAAAAGGCGTAAGTGCGATGGTTGCAGCTGCAGCAAAACAAGGAATTCACTTGAATCCGTTCAGTACATTCCGCAGCTACTCCCGCCAAGAGACGCTATATACGAATTATGTGGCGAAATACGGTAGAGCGGACGCCGACACATTCAGCGCACGCCCTGGCCACAGTGAACACCAATCTGGGCTTGCCTTTGACTTTGGCGGTTCTGATCAGGCACACTGGCTCAAAGAATCGTTCGGCGGCACAATCGAAGGCAAATGGCTTGCTGGAAATGCCCACAAATATGGCTTTGTCCTGCGTTATCCAAAAGGGAAAGCTAGCATAACAGGTTATCAATATGAACCTTGGCATTACCGCTATGTTGGTTCGGCTCTTGCTGCTAAAGTAAAAGTGAGCGGGAAGACGCTGGAGGAGTTCCTTGGAGTAAAAGGGAAGTAA
- a CDS encoding VOC family protein produces the protein MAEEQNLPRAGTILFTDLTVERAEETRDFYKQVIGWEHSDVKMGDYADYEMKSLDGQSVAGICHQAGVNKGLPPVWLVYFSVQDLEASLTACRRLGGIVHVEPKTVRPGSYAVIEYPEGAFCALSQL, from the coding sequence ATGGCTGAAGAACAAAATCTGCCTCGTGCAGGCACGATTCTTTTCACCGATTTAACTGTAGAGCGGGCTGAGGAAACGCGGGATTTCTACAAGCAAGTCATTGGATGGGAACATAGTGACGTCAAGATGGGCGATTATGCGGATTATGAGATGAAGTCTTTAGACGGGCAGTCGGTTGCGGGTATTTGCCATCAAGCAGGAGTGAACAAAGGATTGCCGCCAGTATGGTTGGTTTATTTTAGTGTTCAAGATTTAGAGGCAAGTTTAACAGCTTGCAGGAGACTTGGAGGAATAGTGCATGTTGAGCCGAAAACTGTCCGACCGGGAAGCTATGCGGTAATTGAATATCCTGAAGGTGCATTTTGTGCATTAAGCCAATTGTAA